The Intestinibaculum porci DNA window TCCATTTTAATGGCTCGCTATAAAGGAACCTTAAAAGATCAGGTGCATGGCATCAAAGCCATCGAAACATTACAGGAAGGAGATCAGGTGCTCATCAGTGAAGGCTGCACCCATCATCGTCAGTGTAAAGACATTGGCACGGTGAAACTGCCGCATTGGTTATTAGAGTATACCAGCCATAAAGTGCAGATTACTACTTCATCAGGTTACAGTTTTCCCAAGGATTTAACGCCTTATAAAATGATCATTCATTGCGGCGGGTGCATGTTAAATGCGAAAGAAATGCAAAGCCGTTTACGCGCCGCCAAAGCGCAAGGCGTGCCGATGACTAATTACGGCACCGCCATCGCTTATATGCATGGCATTTTAGAAAGAGCCCTGAAACCGCTACATGAATACGAATAAAACACTTATTAAAAAGTTAAATGATCAAGGCACCTTAGCCCATGATGAACTGTATCAGCTTTTAACAGCCATGGATGACAGTGATGCACAGTATCTCTATCAGCTTGCCCGCGTGAAGCGTGAAGCTGTGTATGGTAAAGATGTTTATTTACGCGGCCTCATCGAGTTTAGCAATTACTGCAAAAATGATTGCCGTTACTGCGGCATCCGCGCCAGCAATGATCGGGCAGAACGTTATCGCTTGAGCGCTCAGGAGATTATTGACTGTGCCAATACAGGTTATGATTTAGGTTTTCGCACTGTCGTCTTACAAAGCGGGGAAGACTTAAGTTTCAGCGATGATGATATTTGCGCCATTGTCTCAGCCATTAAAGCGCATCATCCTGATTTAGCCATTACGTTATCGATCGGCGAGAAAGAAAAAGAAAGCTATCAAAAATATTTTGAAGCTGGGGCAGAGCGTTATCTTTTGCGTCAGGAAACCAGCAATCCGGATCATTATGCGTATTTGCATCCCGCTTCTTTATCGCTTGCCCATCGTAAACAATGTTTAGAAGATCTCAAAGAGATCGGTTATCAGGTTGGCTGTGGGATCATGGTGGGATCACCGCATCAGACTTTTGATCATATTATTGAAGATCTTTATTATATGAAAGACTTTAACCCACAGATGGTAGGCATCGGACCTTTTATTGCCCATAAGGATACGCCTTTTAGAAACGAGCCTAATGGCACTTTAGAAGATACCTTGCATCTATTAGGGATCATACGGTTGATGCTGCCACATGTTTTATTACCGGCCACAACGGCTTTAGGCACTATTGATCCGCTTGGTCGCGAAAAAGGCATCTTAGCGGGCGCCAATGTCGTGATGCCCAATTTATCACCACGCAGTGTCCGTCGTAAATATATGCTTTATGATGGCAAAATCTGTACTGGTGAAGAAGCGGCAAAGTGTCATGCCTGTATGGAAAGACGGATTGCGAAAACAGGATACCAGGTTGTGCCATCACGAGGAGACTATCGATAGTCTCCTTTCTCTTTGATGAAAGCCTTTTTAATCACCGAATAAACGTGAGCGTAATAAAATCCGTGCCTTTTGCTAGTGTTTTTTCCCTGCTATGATCATGGCAGGGAGGTAGTAAAATATGGATCTTTATACATTAACCAAAAACAACATTAAACGTTATAACTGGGCTGCTATCATTGAGGATCAGAAAAATAGCTATCTTACTGTTAAAAAGTACTGCGATCTTAATCATATTGCAGAGTCCAGTTTTTATAAGAATAAGGCGAAGCTGACTGGCGGAAGTTCCAAATCTGACAGAAATATACACAGTCATTTTATCCCTGCAGTGCTGACAAATAAAATGACTAATATGATCACATTAAAGATTGATGGACATGAAATTTCCTGCACTGAAGATGTGCTCAGAAAGATTGTGAAGGCTTTATGATTATTAACGCGGATGAAATAAAGCATATTTATGGATCAGCACAATATCAGAATATGCGCAAACAAATTAACGGTCTGTCAGTTCTTGTTTCAATCTGATTTGATATGGATGTCATGGATCACAGTCTTTTTATCTTTACCAACCGCTCATGCACACAGATCAAAATGCTCTATTATGATTACAGCGGCTTTTGGCTTATCACCAGGAAGCTTAAAAAAGGACGCTTTTAATGTTGGAGGAGTACCGTAAGGGATTAGAATAAAAACGGAGGAGAGTGACTAAAGTATGATAATCGAGACAGTATTAGTGGAACTAGCAAAAGCAGGGGGGAACGGAACTATTTCTATCATTGAGTGAAAGCCTACTGAAGAAGGTTAAAACAGCAAAAGATATAAAACAATTATTCATTAATACGGGTGAATTTTTTGTTGATTATGAAAATGATGCAGATCAATTATTTGATGATATGGCCAACGTGCTTTCAAAGGAGAATATGACAAAGTTGGCCAATGAATTGAAGGATGAACCAGGATATAAATTAAAGAATAGGCTACTCAATTCATTGATGGTAATCATGAAAGAATATGAAATCCCGCACGGCATGGCTCTGTCATATGCGAACGCAATTCTATTTGCAATTATGGGGCAACTTCCGGTGGTTGCACCAGACAAATATGATCGTGCATATCAAGCTGAATGGAAAGCAGAGCAGGAAGAAAGCTTTAAGGAGTTAGCAGAGAAACTTGAGAAATTAAGAAATGAACTTCAGATATATCAAAGTCGACAGTTAGAGATATTATCAGCTGATGCGATTGATTTAGATATCAGGCGTCAAACTACTGATCCTAAGATAGGTTTTGACTTCTTTAATGTGGATGACGATACATTTAAGGAAGCACTTGAAAGTAAGAAAAATGATGAAGTTATAGCGATAAAAGCGCGATGCAAAGAAGAAGCTATCTATTGCACAATAAATGAATTGTGGATGCAAGGAGAAAATCGTCCAATATTCATAGTGAAGAATGAAGAAGACTGGAAGAGCTTACTTCAGATAAAGGTTGCTGGAAATATTTATATACCATGGTTTTATTCAGATCAAATTGTAGCCATTCCTAATAATACTAATATATTTGTATTTACTGAACGTGTTCCGTCATTTATTAAAGGGGAGATAAATTTACGCCCACGTACATACTCTACAATATCAGCATCTTTACAGAGAGCGGGGATGGGAATAAATGAAGCCAATAAATTAGTATCAGAGACTCATGGCCTATTTATACCGTTAAAGAAGAAATTGTTTAATGGAGCATATTTAAAAGAGCCTAGATGGTTAAATGGATTACATCGCAATATTAAGGAAACAGCATTATTGATAGGCCAATGGACAGATTGTGATGGTGACAAGGCAGTTATAGAATCCTTAAGTGGCATTAAGTATCAAGATTTTATTTCAGAGATAAAG harbors:
- the tnpA gene encoding IS66 family insertion sequence element accessory protein TnpA codes for the protein MDLYTLTKNNIKRYNWAAIIEDQKNSYLTVKKYCDLNHIAESSFYKNKAKLTGGSSKSDRNIHSHFIPAVLTNKMTNMITLKIDGHEISCTEDVLRKIVKAL
- the hydE gene encoding [FeFe] hydrogenase H-cluster radical SAM maturase HydE, producing MNTNKTLIKKLNDQGTLAHDELYQLLTAMDDSDAQYLYQLARVKREAVYGKDVYLRGLIEFSNYCKNDCRYCGIRASNDRAERYRLSAQEIIDCANTGYDLGFRTVVLQSGEDLSFSDDDICAIVSAIKAHHPDLAITLSIGEKEKESYQKYFEAGAERYLLRQETSNPDHYAYLHPASLSLAHRKQCLEDLKEIGYQVGCGIMVGSPHQTFDHIIEDLYYMKDFNPQMVGIGPFIAHKDTPFRNEPNGTLEDTLHLLGIIRLMLPHVLLPATTALGTIDPLGREKGILAGANVVMPNLSPRSVRRKYMLYDGKICTGEEAAKCHACMERRIAKTGYQVVPSRGDYR
- the tnpB gene encoding IS66 family insertion sequence element accessory protein TnpB, yielding MDHSLFIFTNRSCTQIKMLYYDYSGFWLITRKLKKGRF